The nucleotide window aatatataaacaaggtTAAAATATGGCtgtgaaatatatttgatttaaaaccCATTCATATGCATTACATTAAGTTTATTAGTTAAAACTGTCTTATCCATATGGATGGAAATTTTATGTGCCATTCAAATAGATTTTTGAGTGCAGCAGTGCCATAATATATTGAATttacaataaatacagctgttgtCTGTGGATATTTGTCTGTGCATTTAATTAAAGacaattaaagtaaattaataaacttTTGTAATTTTCATGATTGTGCTTTTTAACAGGGAGGACAGCATGGACAGTGTAAAACTTTTGCCTTAAATGAGTAAATCACCACATATGTCAGTGattccgagaaaaaaaaaaaatttgctgaaaGTACCCCCTgagaatttaaattaattaaacaatgcaTTACTGGTCAAAAGATATGCagttaaacaaagtaaatatttaatatttatatttaaatatatggtaAAACATAgtataaggaccaattctcactagtaACTGGTTGCTTACTAGCATGcttattaataacatattggctatttattagtacttataaggctcatattctgcatgaccatattctacatccccaaTCCTTACAAATACCTAATCTTAACAACTCTCTTACTAACTATGAGCAGCAAATTAgttgtttattgaggcaaaatggTTAATGGTTTGCTAACAGTGAGAATTggaacttaaaataaagtttgataaaaataaatatatgatgctttcatatgatgcttttttaaaggttattattttgtgtatttggtcatTGGTCATTCATTCCAAtagaagcaaaaagtgtccatgtaaacgcacctaATGTCTTATGCACAATTAGCTTGTAacaatccaaagagaaaggaaaactttaaatcacatcatgtgacccctttaatattaaaTTTGTATGGCTTTTCTGCCATGGAAAAAGTAATAAACACATGTCAATTGTCATGAATCTCCATTCATTTATTTTCCCTCGTTTTTGCACCACCTGCTAGTGACCTTTACTAATGctgatgaaattataaaaaataaaaaaaacatggtccTCTATGACGTGTTGGACCCTATAGGCTTCAACACTGATTCTACAGCTATAAATAATGAAACCACACGCAGAACATTGACATCAGCACTGAACACGGACAGACGTGACACACTGAGCCAGGAATACATTTTAGCAGATGTCATATAGCTTAGAAGAATAATCAAGGTAATTTGCTGAAATACAAGCCACAATAACATTGACATTTTTCCAATGACAAATCATTTTTGGTAACAATGTGTTattcatttaatgaaaatgtatttatttacattattaatataattttttttaaatacatgttgaATAATTTATGtgaattaataattttgtaatttaatgtcatttaaaccatttaataCAAATTGAATAATTTATAATTCAATACTTTTTCTAAAGCCAGATATTGTTTCTTTTGTAAACAGGTATTCACTGCAGGTTTAAGTATGTCACAGGTAAATGAAACCACAACTTCTGTAACTGAGTTTTTCATTGTGGGTTTCCCTGGACTCCAGCCCAAATACTACAACCTGATAGGAGCGCTTTTATTCATCATCTACATCGCTGTAATTACTGGAAACTCTCTCATTGTGGTCTTGTTTGTGACTGAACGCAGCCTTCATAAGCCCATGTATATTATCATGCTGAGTTTGTCCTTGTCTGATATTGGTTTCTGCACAGTAGCTCTGCCAAAAGTCATTTCTCGCTATTGGTTTAATGACGGTTATATTGGCTTCTATATTTGTCTGTTTCAAAGGCAACTGATTCACTATTTTGGTACCTTGAACTCCCTAATTATGATGAACATGGCACTTGATCGGTTCTTGGCGATCTGTTACCCGCTAAGATACCCTGTTCTAATGACTAACCGTACTATGAGGCTTCTAATAGGGTTTTCTTGGGTTACTGCAGTGATTGCTCCAACCATTAGCTTAATACAGACAGTGAAGCTGCCATTCTGTGGGCCAAACAGGATCGCTCATTGTTTCTGTGATGGTTCATCTATAAACCAGCTGGCCTGTGCTGATGCAACCATCACAAACCTCAATGCATATGCTGTAGCAATGTTTGTGCTTCTTGTTCCATTCTCTTTCatcatattttcttatttaagTATCCTGGTGTCTGTGCTTCGAATAGCAAATGCACAGGGCCGAATTAAAGCCTTTTCTACCTGTGCCACACAGCTGACTATCATTACCATCTATTACGTGCCCCGCTTCGTGGTTTATAGCACTTCTAACATCCCAAATGTTCAGCTGCTCAACAGCAGTCAGAAGATCAGCCTGGTCATGTTCTACAGTCTGCTTCCACCTTTAGTGAACCCCTTCATCTACTGCATCAGGATCAAAGAAATCAGACAGTTCTTTATCAAATGGTCTGTCTACATTATCAGGAACAGTCAAAAGTCAAAAGTCAATAAGTTAACTACTCCAAAATGAAATGATGTACATGtcaaattttatcattttatgaaactaatgtacattattgttttaattgctttacattaatataaataactttttgttgatatatatatatatatatatatatatatatatatatatatatatatatatatatatatatatttgttaatcaTTACAGctttttacataaatgtaaaagGCTGAGTGCATCTTACAGGGGGTGATTAGCCCTTAatgttaataaaagaaaaaaagcttagAAGAATGAATTGGAAAAAACATTTTCACTCTCCAAAGATATTTAATCATATCATGTACTGCTGTTTGACATGCTATATtccatgtaaaatatatatgtgtttttctAGAAAAGAAATTGCTTCAGatttgaattataaataaatcatgaatACCCCCGCAAATGTGCCCACTCTGGATTCAGGAAAGCTTGAATtaaacaatttttcttttttatttgttgacaGGCACAGCTTGTGTAAATTTTCCTGCATGCTCTATGACTGTAGTGTTTTTCTTGCTTGTTTCATTGTGTTCCTTTAGATCACTAATACCTGTTACTACTTTATTTATGCATCTAATGTTTCAGTTACAgaactttttccatttttttaccTATTTCTATAAAAAGTCCATGCCAAGTCAAATTATgtgattatttactcactctttgGTCAACAATGACCTTTGATTCAtaatttttaatcataatttgatTCTTAACACGTTCAGTTTAAGAAACAGTGGCAGCACTGGTGTTGTATGAAGGCCTTGGCTTTTGTGCTCATCAGGTTACAATGGTTTCTGACCAAATACTATGTATAGTTTCCCACTACAGGACACTTCCTCTAAAAAAATGAGAATCCTTCAGTCAGATACATATTTGTGGACATTTTTAGACATTCACctacaaatataatacaaatttgtatataCATATTAACATCAGCCTCAAAAAAAGttcaagaacccagcgttacatgaacagtggatgcagtttgtttttccggggcagcaacaGAGTTTATCAagtgtgtgttctggtcatttgagtgacgaatgtttaATAAACAAGGCCCAAATCGATGCTGGATTTGTACatcatttgctattaaaacatggagccatcCCTGTGATAAAATTGCCCATTCATGTAAGttcaattgcatcagatttctgtattttgttggaaattaGCATCATCTGTATTATAGCTCCGGAAagaatttttcatttataaatatgattaaaactaaagactttttggatatatgaaggatgcagtactactctataggtactcaagattaacatgagattaggtgaaactgtgtgtgttatgtaccctttaacgTTCTTGTAGCTGCACAAACAAATGGCATTTCAGCCCACCAAAATGGACAGGGCTGACTGTCAATATAAGTCGGTGCCAAATACCATTTCATCAGAATTTTCTCCTTTAATGTAAAGATCATCTCCTCGCTGaactctgaaaaagaaagaagtAGCTTGCTTACTTGCCGAAAAAGAGCACCGGCAGCAAACTCCTTCAGCACTTCTCTCCTGCGGCCATCCGTTGAACACAAAGAACAAATATCTTTTCCTAGGATACTAGGAGCAAATTTCAGCAGCACTGCTTCAAATGTCAAGTCACGAGTGTGCCATGCAAGTGTGTTGAGTGACAGTGAGTATGTTGAGTGTTGAGTCAATACCGTGCACCCATCCAAGCCTTGCAAAACCACCAATGGAATAATGTGTTACTTTTGCTGACTAGCGCACTGCACATAGCCTGCGAGATTGGTGTGTCAGCATGCTGTTGATCAGGTAAATGTTCTCCATTGCTCAGGTAAGTGAATTTTCATTGGCCCTGATGAGTTTCATGGCCAAGGTAGAAGAATGGAAGAATGTATTCAGTTTAATGAATACATTCTCGATGGTGCTTAATGCCGTGTACTAAAGCAGATGGTGTGGTGGCAGCCTATGGCCACCTTGCTGGAGGTCAGAAGGGAGCCCATGCAGTGGGAAACAAGAGGGGTTGCCTGGTGGTATGAGGGGTCGCAGCCACTCTGTTCCCTCTGCTATTGGTGTCCAGTATAGGGTACAGGGTAGTCAGCATGATCCGCCTCAAACCCATCAACAAGAGCAATTACAACAGCTTTCCCAAAATCTTGCACGCTTGCAACGCCCCGACATGCGTGGTCGTTTGTCACGTAATGGGCCGTTAATATGACGGCATTGCCAACAGCCTGGCCATTTTGCTAGTGAATGTGATGGGGTTCGGGTCTCTTCTCAGTTCCAGTCTTTGGGACCAGGCCGTCCCTTTGGTGGCCAGGCCCGCCCAATTTCAGCCTCTGAAAACTTGTGCCTACTGTTTTGCAGAGCCACACATTCGGTGGGGCAAGCTTTGGCTCAATAATTGATTTACTAAATTTGACCAAGGTTTCAAAGTTAATGGCCTCCTGTCCGTATGTCAAGGTAATATTGGGACGGGTCAAGGTGCCTTGCTTGGTAGATACTGGGTCGATGGTGACTACTGtccctgagttttttttttttttttgcaatatttttaacCTTGGGGTCAACAGCGTTTTCACTATTGCCATTGGTTGCAGCTTAAGGTGGCCAATGGCTTAGCCATTACGTATATTGGGTCCTTGGAAAAGTATTTGGTGCTTTGTGGGAAGTTGAAACCACAGTGTAGTGTAATGGTGGTTCAGGATCCACCAGGTAGTTCCCATATTTTAGCACCTGGCATTTTGGGAATGAATGTGATTCAAAAGTGTTTCCAAGAGCTCTTAGGACTTCACGGTCTGGCTTTATTCGAGTTGCCATCAGTTCTGGGGCACCTGTTTCAGTCCAACAGGCTTTCCAATGCTGCCATAGCAGTAGCCTACAGTTGTCTGGTTGGACCAGGGGTAAAGTAAAGGTTCAGGGTAGGAGGGCTTGTAGAATCCCTGGGGGCACAATGAAGCTAGTGGCTTGTTCGTACCAGTATTCTGGGGCCACTGTGAACTgcgttattattatattaagtttTAGTATTAGATGTAGGTGTTTATTGGAAGCATAAAATAATCATACTGACCTGTAGGTTATGACCTATATAGCCTATTTACGTTTTTAAAGTTGAGTGCCCTCTAGAGGGCgtgaataataatgataatgtcgtggtgcgtctgtcgtcatgaaatgatgCATGACTGTCAAAATGTTTCACTTCTGATGTTGATTATAGAGATGAAATCAAGTCTGATGCTATTAACTTATTCCCCAATTTTTATAAGGTCTTCGATACTTTAAAACACCAGTCCCTTATTAACTCTTTAGAGACTTTTCGATTTCCTTCAAAGTtcataaatattgtttaaattttgTTCAAAGAAATAGATAGTTGTATAATTTAAAATTCACGTACATCACCAAGGTTTCCTATTCCTATTTCCAAGAAGAGATGCATTTCCTCTTCCATGTATAGAAGAATCGTTAGGCTGCTTTTTGCACACCCTTCGGACTATTTGAGTGGAACCGAATGCCTTTCGGACTGTGCAATGCCCCCAGAATTTTCCAGCGATTGATGCAGCGGATATTCAGTGACCAACAGTGTCAATCGTTGCTTCTTTACTTGGGTGACATTGTGGTCTTTTCCGGTTTAGTTAAACAACATCTGGAGAAACTGGGGGCGGTGTTGAGTCGGTTGGAGCAGGAAGAGTTAAAGGTGAAGCTCTCGAAGTGTGCGTTTTTCCAGCAGCAGGTACGGTATTTGGGCCATGTAATCTCAAACCAGGGTGTGGCCACGGACCCCAGTAAAATCGAAGTGTTGTCTTCTGTATGGTCCTTTTTAGGATTCACTAGGTACTATAGGCGATTTGTTGAAGGTTTTGCAAAGTTGGCTGCCTCGTTGCATTGGCTAGTGGCAGAGCTGGCCAATGGGGGGTCATGAAAAAGGTTTCAAAGGGCGGCCATTCAAGTCTGGTCTAGTGAGTGTCAGGCCAGTTTTGATGCACTTAAGACAAAATTGTCTACTGTTCCAGATTTTGCACTACATTGTTTTAGAGGTTGATGCGAGCTATGGGGGTAGGGGTGCGGTATTGTCACAGGAGCAAGGGGGCCGAGTGAGGCCTTTAGCCTATGCCAGCCGGGAGTTTGAGACCTGCAGAAAGGAACATGCAGAACTATAGTTCCATGTAACAGGAGTTTGTGGCCCTTGAATGggccatgacaaaaaaaaaattgtgagtatCTGCTGGGTCACAAATGCACAGTCTATACAGACAACAACCCATTGAAATCATTTGGCCTCAGCAAAGTTTGACGCCACAGAGCAGCAGTGGCTAGGCCAACTGGCCTTTATTTGAATATGAAGTCAGATATCGGTCGGAGAGGAGTAATAAAAATGTAGATGTTCTATCTAGGCTGCATTTATCAGATTCCCAAACCATAGAAGCTATAGCCCCAGGCACTACTCTCCCTCAACCAATGCAACAGGTGCTACAGTCCGTACTGACCAGGGTTAACCAATTGGCCATTTCTGCTCTACCAGCTCGTACACCGGCTGAGATTGCTATTTTTCAGCAGGCAGACTCTACCATTCAGGAAGCTTTAGTTTTTTGGAGGCGGGAGGAACGACCCAGCCCCCAAGAGCACAAACAGGTCTCACCACAGACATTGGCCCTGCTTGAACAGTGGGATCGTTTAGTGGAGTGGGATGGTGTGGTTTACCGTAAGGTCTTCTGTTCAGACGGAGACGGAGAGAAATGGTATGGCAATTGTTGCTGCCCGAGGCCATGCAAAAAGAAGTACTaattagggctgaacgatatggacaaaatttcatATCTCGATTTTCATGCCAAATATCTCGATATCGATACAATACGATATGACTACTTGTTCTTTTGCTAAGCACAACCTGCACAACACGTCACTCTGGTTTACATCGCcttttctgaatccaaaatacttccaaattaaggaagatgatttatgttttggcaccaagtcagattctgcactgccaccggccgcattatctcccacactcattttctttctttctaatttatCCATCCCTGGAGCGTACGATCAAGTGCATCACATGATCAACTGCTAAATTCAAATGTTAAATTTAGCCAGAAACAGGCGCGCTTagagctgtcatatatcacaacttttcagtgttttcaaccacatactgtttattttaggtttcaagcatataaattcacataattactaaaaaaaatacatttagagtttgtaaaatacacactgatgtctatggaagaggtaataataatcctttccattataattcaacacgttttattcatatcagatacacattgtgtaagtaacttcaatgtttactctattctattcccagttcaccagccacttacttttaagtatttcgggagaagtggatgaattcacgtgttgaaaacatagaggttgtaaatccaacagatccgattctctgaactgcaTCTGCAGTACAACCTAACATGGCGgtgcccatcgcgcatacagctcaactaacgcgatcgttgtaaaggtgtttaaacaacaaaatacttccacttgcatgtatttgacaatcggaatatcagatatttcatgccatagctaacacatttgtgaatattctgaataaaaaatgaaaaatgacataaaagcagatcatcattcattcagcgatgttgctgctgcggtgtgtcacgtgacaagcaatgacgcgtcaccatggaaatgccacccccccccccctcttgtgTGCATGCTGGCTTTAGCAGTGCATTCAAGGGCACTcgtaaaactgatgtttgttgtgactgccaGAGTTGTATGCAGGGCGAGCGCGGAGAGGGGAAATCTAAATCGTCTATATCATTGCTTTTTTCGATAGtaatatcttgaaagttcatatctagatatagatacgatagcgatatatcgttcagccctagtaCTAATACAGGCCCATAAGCAGCATGGCCACCAGGGAACCAAAAGGACCCTGGAGCTTTTACGGGAGCAGTGCTTCTGGCCAGGTATGGCTTTGGATGTGGCACGCTGGTGTCAGTTGTGCGAAAGATGTCAGGTTGCCAAAGAGTTTCATGGGCCACTACTGGTGGGGCGACCCAATGAAATCTTGGCA belongs to Carassius gibelio isolate Cgi1373 ecotype wild population from Czech Republic chromosome B10, carGib1.2-hapl.c, whole genome shotgun sequence and includes:
- the LOC127966117 gene encoding olfactory receptor 2AT4-like, coding for MSQVNETTTSVTEFFIVGFPGLQPKYYNLIGALLFIIYIAVITGNSLIVVLFVTERSLHKPMYIIMLSLSLSDIGFCTVALPKVISRYWFNDGYIGFYICLFQRQLIHYFGTLNSLIMMNMALDRFLAICYPLRYPVLMTNRTMRLLIGFSWVTAVIAPTISLIQTVKLPFCGPNRIAHCFCDGSSINQLACADATITNLNAYAVAMFVLLVPFSFIIFSYLSILVSVLRIANAQGRIKAFSTCATQLTIITIYYVPRFVVYSTSNIPNVQLLNSSQKISLVMFYSLLPPLVNPFIYCIRIKEIRQFFIKWSVYIIRNIKQHLEKLGAVLSRLEQEELKVKLSKCAFFQQQVRYLGHVISNQGVATDPKLFDPAVDGFEERFSAAQKSSQAMCHILPKVLQFFQVSKRLSSQQPVKPALSTAQNKA